In uncultured Ilyobacter sp., a genomic segment contains:
- a CDS encoding amidohydrolase — protein sequence MDIKQLKEKVLQAIDDHKEMIFKVGEKIYRDPELGYKEFKSTEVVANFLDELGLDVEKNIAVTGCKATIEGGTSGPNIAILAELDAIQCSSHKDASRNGVVHACGHNIQIGGMLGAALGLLKSGILSELSGCITLLATPAEEFVELEFRENLRKEGKITYFGGKQELIKKGYFDDVDIAMMFHSKDLGKDIALVGPESNGFIGKKVQFIGKEAHAGSSPEEGINALNAALLAMNNIHAQRETFKDSDRVRVHPIITKGGDIVNSVPDNVEMESYVRARTIDGMLDSNFKVDRALKAGAMAVGADVKITSIPGYLPILRNMELDNLFKENLIFMGVPEENIIEGGDFTGSFDFGDVSHLMPTIHPMVGGVKGNLHTREFNISDEYHAYIMPAKTMALTIIDLLFNKASMGKNIIDNFTAKMTKKEYLDFMESIDKVDIFETKNYI from the coding sequence ATGGATATAAAACAACTAAAAGAAAAAGTATTGCAGGCAATAGATGACCATAAAGAGATGATATTCAAAGTTGGGGAAAAAATATATAGGGATCCTGAACTAGGATATAAAGAGTTCAAATCAACTGAGGTAGTTGCTAATTTTTTAGATGAACTAGGGCTGGATGTAGAAAAAAACATTGCAGTTACAGGGTGTAAAGCAACCATCGAAGGTGGAACTTCAGGCCCTAACATTGCTATATTAGCTGAACTTGATGCTATTCAATGCTCAAGTCACAAAGATGCTTCGAGAAATGGTGTAGTCCATGCCTGCGGCCATAATATTCAAATAGGTGGAATGTTGGGAGCTGCCTTGGGACTTTTAAAAAGTGGGATTCTTTCTGAACTTTCTGGATGCATAACTTTACTAGCAACTCCAGCAGAAGAGTTTGTTGAGTTAGAATTCAGGGAAAATTTGAGAAAAGAGGGAAAAATTACATATTTCGGAGGAAAACAAGAACTTATCAAAAAGGGTTATTTTGATGATGTAGATATAGCTATGATGTTCCACTCTAAAGACCTAGGAAAAGATATCGCCCTGGTGGGGCCTGAAAGTAATGGTTTCATCGGAAAAAAAGTTCAATTTATTGGAAAGGAAGCTCATGCAGGATCTTCTCCTGAAGAGGGGATTAATGCACTTAACGCTGCTTTGTTGGCAATGAACAATATACATGCCCAAAGAGAAACTTTTAAAGATTCCGACAGAGTGAGAGTCCATCCCATAATAACAAAAGGTGGAGATATTGTAAATTCAGTTCCAGATAATGTAGAGATGGAATCTTATGTAAGGGCAAGAACAATAGATGGAATGCTAGACTCCAACTTCAAAGTTGATAGGGCTCTAAAAGCTGGGGCAATGGCAGTTGGAGCCGATGTGAAAATTACCAGTATCCCTGGTTACCTTCCAATATTACGAAATATGGAATTAGACAACCTATTTAAAGAAAACTTAATTTTCATGGGTGTTCCAGAAGAAAATATAATAGAGGGAGGGGACTTTACAGGATCTTTTGATTTTGGAGATGTATCTCATCTAATGCCCACAATACACCCAATGGTTGGAGGAGTAAAAGGCAATCTCCATACCCGTGAATTTAATATTTCCGATGAATACCATGCTTACATTATGCCAGCTAAAACCATGGCATTAACGATTATAGATCTGCTTTTTAACAAAGCATCAATGGGAAAAAACATAATAGATAATTTTACCGCAAAAATGACTAAAAAAGAGTATTTGGATTTCATGGAAAGCATAGATAAAGTCGATATATTTGAAACGAAAAACTACATATAA
- a CDS encoding DUF3100 domain-containing protein, which produces MSKKTSIEKEDMSSNGGNITFIKLFLVVLLITIVSEGIGIKKYSIGPGAVVLLPMLYAVIIGLVITPDILGKPLKFLKKFVSNDEIELAGSMVMIALLPLGVKYGTLVGPNIVKVVQAGPAFLLQELGNLLTPLIALPLAMALGLKREAVGGTVSICREPTLGIIGEKYGINSKEGTGVLGTYMVGTVFGTIFFGLLGSFALTSGLHPYALAMASGIGSGSMMTAAASSLSATVSPEMKDTILAYAATSNMLTGVTGMYSVVFLALPFTNWYYSKLAPKFSKKGVN; this is translated from the coding sequence ATGTCTAAGAAAACTTCTATTGAAAAAGAAGACATGAGTTCAAATGGAGGAAACATTACTTTTATCAAACTGTTTTTGGTGGTGCTATTAATTACAATAGTTTCGGAGGGAATAGGAATCAAGAAATATTCTATAGGGCCTGGTGCAGTTGTATTACTACCGATGCTTTATGCGGTAATAATTGGTCTTGTTATCACACCGGATATTTTAGGAAAACCGTTAAAATTCTTGAAAAAATTTGTTTCCAATGATGAAATTGAATTGGCTGGCTCTATGGTTATGATTGCACTACTGCCACTTGGAGTAAAATACGGAACATTAGTTGGTCCTAATATCGTGAAAGTAGTTCAAGCCGGTCCTGCATTTTTACTGCAAGAATTAGGAAACTTATTAACTCCATTAATTGCATTGCCTTTAGCCATGGCTTTAGGATTGAAAAGAGAGGCTGTCGGGGGGACTGTCAGTATTTGTAGAGAACCTACGCTAGGGATTATCGGTGAAAAATACGGTATCAATTCCAAAGAAGGAACAGGAGTTTTAGGAACGTATATGGTCGGAACCGTTTTTGGAACTATATTCTTCGGATTGTTAGGATCTTTTGCATTAACTTCCGGATTGCACCCATATGCATTAGCAATGGCTTCTGGTATAGGAAGTGGTAGTATGATGACTGCTGCAGCCTCTTCTCTATCTGCTACAGTATCTCCAGAGATGAAAGATACAATACTAGCATATGCAGCTACGAGTAATATGCTGACAGGAGTAACTGGAATGTATTCAGTGGTATTCTTAGCTTTACCGTTCACTAATTGGTATTATTCTAAGTTAGCACCAAAATTTTCAAAGAAAGGAGTGAATTAA
- a CDS encoding Mut7-C RNAse domain-containing protein, with protein MYLLKIFFQSEFVNLIKKNPVSIKVPRTSFKSIIEGVGIPHTEIGILIFNNENVNISNIITEDGILLVYPKKSEAIKGEARFILDVHLGTLAKYLRMLGFDTLYKNDYEDREIVDIALRESRVILTRDRGILKRASIKHGYLIRSFCPREQLDEVLTKYQLYEKIRPLTRCLKCNSEIVLVAKEEILERIPPKSRKNFDEFYVCEKCHKIYWKGSHYDRFKKIIEEVSEKNKKY; from the coding sequence GTGTATCTTTTAAAAATATTTTTTCAGAGTGAATTTGTAAATCTAATAAAAAAGAATCCCGTATCAATAAAAGTTCCTAGAACCAGTTTTAAATCAATTATAGAAGGAGTTGGAATCCCACATACAGAGATAGGAATATTGATTTTTAATAATGAAAATGTGAATATATCCAATATTATCACGGAAGATGGCATACTTTTGGTTTATCCTAAAAAGAGTGAAGCTATAAAAGGTGAAGCTAGATTTATTTTAGATGTTCACCTAGGGACTTTGGCAAAATATCTTAGGATGCTTGGGTTTGATACACTCTATAAAAATGATTATGAAGATAGGGAAATTGTAGATATAGCTTTAAGGGAGAGTAGAGTAATTCTAACTAGGGACAGAGGCATACTAAAAAGAGCCTCTATAAAACATGGATATCTTATAAGAAGTTTCTGTCCTAGAGAACAACTAGATGAGGTCTTGACAAAATATCAGCTTTATGAAAAAATTCGTCCACTTACAAGGTGTCTAAAATGCAACTCTGAGATAGTACTAGTTGCAAAGGAGGAGATTCTGGAAAGAATTCCTCCTAAATCTAGGAAAAATTTTGATGAATTTTATGTCTGTGAAAAATGCCATAAGATATACTGGAAAGGAAGCCATTATGATCGATTTAAAAAGATTATAGAGGAAGTATCTGAGAAAAATAAAAAATATTAA
- a CDS encoding alcohol dehydrogenase family protein, translating into MKKEVKNIDRFDISNSKVTMKAVVTTGNGGYEKLDYRDVPIPKLEENEVLIQVLSAGVNNTEINTRLGWYSSKVTTSTNGLGTVDEEKEKAAETGDGGWNEATPFPFIQGTDCCGRVVAVASEEDKKLMNSRVLVRACIRSQGWDSLENIWMASDFDGAFAQFVKVPSSEVFPVDCDWSDAELGTIPCAYGTAENMINRANVSKGDHVLVAGASGGVGSAAVQLAKRRGAIVTAIAGESKLEKIKAIGADNVIPRNKDIIGCLGEKSVDVVVDNVAGASFGKMIKVLKRGGKFVSSGAIAGPLVELDMRDFYLKDLTLIGCTAWDEPVFPNLISYIEKGEIRPILAKTFPLENIIEAQIEFSEKKHIGKFVLIPPKIEDIEKFLSEED; encoded by the coding sequence ATGAAGAAAGAAGTTAAAAATATCGATCGATTTGATATCAGTAATAGTAAAGTAACAATGAAGGCAGTTGTCACAACAGGAAACGGAGGTTATGAAAAACTAGACTATAGAGATGTTCCTATCCCAAAACTTGAAGAAAATGAAGTTCTTATACAGGTTCTTTCTGCAGGAGTTAACAATACAGAAATTAACACCCGTCTAGGATGGTATTCTTCAAAAGTTACAACAAGTACCAATGGCCTAGGAACTGTTGATGAAGAAAAAGAAAAAGCAGCAGAAACAGGAGACGGAGGGTGGAATGAAGCGACTCCATTTCCATTTATTCAAGGGACAGACTGTTGTGGTCGGGTAGTTGCAGTTGCCTCAGAAGAAGACAAAAAACTCATGAATTCAAGGGTCCTTGTCCGTGCATGTATTCGTAGTCAAGGTTGGGATTCACTTGAAAATATTTGGATGGCTTCTGATTTTGACGGTGCATTTGCACAATTTGTAAAAGTACCTTCCAGTGAGGTTTTTCCAGTGGACTGTGATTGGAGCGATGCTGAATTGGGAACTATCCCGTGTGCCTATGGTACTGCTGAAAATATGATCAATCGTGCAAATGTATCAAAAGGGGATCATGTATTGGTAGCTGGAGCCTCTGGTGGTGTCGGGTCTGCTGCTGTTCAGTTGGCTAAGAGACGTGGAGCTATTGTAACAGCCATAGCAGGGGAATCAAAGCTTGAAAAAATAAAAGCAATTGGAGCGGATAATGTGATTCCACGTAATAAAGATATTATAGGTTGTTTGGGAGAAAAATCCGTAGATGTAGTAGTAGATAATGTGGCAGGAGCTTCGTTTGGGAAAATGATAAAAGTATTAAAAAGAGGAGGAAAGTTCGTATCTTCAGGGGCTATTGCCGGGCCTCTTGTAGAACTTGATATGCGTGACTTTTATTTAAAAGATTTAACTCTTATAGGATGTACTGCTTGGGACGAGCCTGTCTTTCCAAATCTAATATCATATATTGAAAAAGGTGAAATCAGACCTATTTTAGCAAAAACTTTTCCTTTGGAAAATATTATAGAAGCTCAGATTGAATTTTCTGAAAAAAAACATATAGGTAAATTTGTTTTAATTCCTCCTAAAATAGAAGATATTGAAAAATTTCTGTCGGAGGAGGACTAA
- a CDS encoding recombinase family protein has translation MKKALVYLRVSDPNQEIRDSLNKQEEQTLRYCEFKGYHIFKIIKEVGSGRRNDREGFKELEEEIENNSFDVLIFYELSRLARNTYILHNLIHDLKINKISFESVTENYLNSDSPTSKLMLSFIASMAEMESDMTSKRVQNRMKYYTSQGFWMFQPPKGYVLENKILKINDNESEEVKSIYNEFLKGASYADLSREYNISHPGLINLLTNVAYIGKTKFGFEGRDKDTGKRFKGGDGTVYEGKHESIIDRGTFDAVQSLIKSKSDNRHRSNKGDYLLTGILRHNNCNMKMYGKKNPNRKDYRYYQCSSCYFSISIRKIEKIVIDNFKEYSQNLKELKKNVRIKKVTPEKEVNSVKSKRKRIVQAYMDGNIEREYYLKEIESIDKIIKVLEKKIETPKKEKTLTNYDILIKLLKNFDEKDNVEKNSILKLLIDEIIIIDRENIEIIFKV, from the coding sequence ATGAAGAAAGCACTTGTGTATTTAAGAGTTTCTGATCCCAATCAAGAGATAAGGGACTCCTTAAATAAACAGGAGGAGCAGACTCTTAGGTATTGCGAATTTAAAGGGTATCATATCTTCAAGATTATAAAGGAAGTAGGTTCTGGTCGGAGAAATGATAGGGAAGGTTTTAAAGAGCTTGAAGAAGAAATAGAAAACAATTCATTTGATGTTTTAATCTTTTACGAATTATCAAGACTAGCGAGAAATACTTATATTCTCCATAACCTTATACATGATTTAAAGATAAACAAAATTAGTTTTGAAAGTGTCACCGAAAATTATCTGAACTCTGACAGCCCTACCTCTAAATTAATGCTTTCATTTATAGCCTCAATGGCAGAAATGGAAAGTGACATGACTTCTAAAAGGGTTCAGAATAGAATGAAATACTATACTTCACAGGGATTTTGGATGTTTCAGCCTCCCAAAGGCTATGTTTTAGAAAATAAGATTCTAAAAATAAATGATAATGAATCAGAGGAAGTAAAAAGCATTTATAATGAATTTTTAAAAGGGGCTTCATACGCAGATCTTTCAAGAGAATACAATATATCTCACCCAGGATTGATAAACTTACTCACAAATGTAGCCTATATAGGAAAAACAAAATTTGGATTTGAAGGGCGTGACAAAGACACAGGAAAAAGATTTAAAGGTGGAGATGGGACTGTATATGAAGGAAAGCACGAATCAATAATAGATAGAGGAACTTTTGATGCTGTGCAAAGTTTGATAAAAAGTAAAAGTGATAATAGGCATAGATCCAACAAGGGTGATTATCTTTTAACAGGTATATTGAGGCACAATAACTGCAATATGAAGATGTATGGAAAGAAGAACCCTAATAGAAAAGATTATAGATATTATCAGTGTTCTTCATGTTATTTTTCTATTTCCATTAGAAAAATTGAAAAAATCGTGATAGACAATTTTAAAGAATATTCTCAAAACTTAAAAGAATTGAAAAAAAATGTTAGAATAAAAAAGGTTACTCCAGAAAAAGAAGTAAATTCTGTAAAATCTAAAAGAAAAAGAATTGTTCAGGCCTATATGGATGGGAATATTGAAAGAGAGTATTATTTAAAAGAAATAGAGTCTATAGATAAAATAATCAAAGTTTTGGAGAAAAAAATAGAGACTCCGAAAAAAGAAAAAACACTAACTAACTACGACATACTAATAAAACTTCTTAAGAATTTTGACGAAAAAGATAATGTAGAAAAAAATTCGATTTTAAAGTTGTTGATAGACGAAATAATTATTATAGACCGTGAAAACATTGAGATAATATTTAAGGTCTAA
- a CDS encoding recombinase RecT, producing MAEKTAKNDIMQKATTNRSISNKRGNSIFDLISSDKMKSQFAMALPKHVDTERFVRIALTCIRQNPKLAECSRESLLGALMTSSQLGLEPGGVLGQAYLIPFSVKGQMECQFQIGYKGMLELLRRSGQLSNIRVHTVYENDEFEIGYGLDCILNHKPVFKDRGKMIGFYAVAELKDKSKQFHFMSYDDILEHEKTHRKGNYQSNVWKQHFEAMAHKTVVKLLMKWLPVSVEFLEMASKDEGVYKASEENLKNIKEEIENPTLEYNNDTGEIIEIENKSPDDIISDVFK from the coding sequence ATGGCAGAAAAGACAGCAAAAAATGACATCATGCAAAAAGCCACAACTAATAGATCTATCAGCAATAAGAGAGGGAACAGTATCTTTGATCTTATCTCCAGTGACAAAATGAAAAGTCAGTTTGCAATGGCATTGCCCAAGCATGTTGATACAGAGAGGTTTGTGAGAATAGCTCTTACATGCATCAGACAAAATCCAAAGCTTGCTGAGTGCAGCAGAGAAAGTCTACTAGGTGCCCTTATGACCTCTTCTCAACTTGGATTAGAGCCTGGTGGAGTTCTGGGGCAAGCTTATCTTATTCCATTTTCCGTAAAAGGCCAGATGGAATGTCAGTTCCAAATTGGATATAAGGGGATGCTGGAGCTACTGAGGAGATCAGGCCAGCTATCAAATATTAGAGTTCACACAGTATATGAAAATGACGAATTTGAGATCGGCTACGGATTAGACTGTATTCTCAATCATAAGCCTGTTTTCAAAGATAGAGGTAAAATGATTGGATTCTATGCAGTGGCAGAACTGAAAGATAAGTCCAAGCAGTTTCATTTTATGTCCTATGATGACATATTAGAGCACGAAAAAACCCACAGAAAAGGAAATTATCAAAGTAACGTATGGAAACAACATTTTGAAGCCATGGCCCACAAAACTGTTGTAAAGCTGCTTATGAAGTGGCTTCCTGTGTCTGTAGAGTTTTTAGAAATGGCATCTAAAGATGAAGGAGTATATAAAGCCAGTGAAGAAAATCTTAAGAATATTAAAGAAGAAATAGAAAATCCTACCCTTGAATATAATAATGATACAGGGGAGATAATAGAAATTGAAAATAAGTCACCGGACGATATTATAAGTGACGTTTTTAAATAA
- a CDS encoding YqaJ viral recombinase family protein, producing the protein MTVKELREALKGKIKGLWKLNKTQLLEAYNELDDNLELIVKESLEGKEILRSQNKEEWMKIREGGLGGSDIAAVIGLNEYSSKIDVFISKTARNNAVLKQQYEEKQAKIRESEAVKMGHVLEPVIADIFQKKNKTYTVIDFPVTVKANPWEIANIDRYLVNDKGEVGILEIKTTSLYNKDKWEGDSCPRNYLCQVLWYLGITGLKYAYICCLIGGQHYRQFKIERCNETIDYLRTEGRIFWEDHVIHNIVPGPDGSSSYTEHLQFLADYAEDRGEKIEVEAAEDKVETYDELLEQRKELDKKIEKIKQEVFKEAIERGSKRGLWGKHKFSIQGGTYKGFDSKKFKFDNPDLYEQYVVEKNKRQYIKLS; encoded by the coding sequence ATGACTGTTAAAGAATTGCGTGAAGCCCTCAAAGGTAAGATTAAAGGCTTATGGAAATTAAACAAGACTCAATTGTTAGAAGCTTATAACGAGCTTGATGACAACCTCGAGCTTATTGTAAAGGAATCTCTTGAAGGGAAGGAGATTCTAAGATCCCAAAACAAAGAAGAGTGGATGAAGATCAGAGAAGGTGGACTAGGCGGAAGTGATATAGCTGCTGTAATTGGACTCAATGAATATTCATCAAAAATAGATGTTTTCATTTCAAAAACTGCCAGGAACAATGCAGTTCTTAAGCAGCAGTATGAAGAAAAACAGGCAAAGATAAGAGAATCAGAAGCAGTGAAGATGGGACACGTCCTAGAACCTGTTATAGCTGATATTTTTCAGAAAAAAAACAAAACATATACTGTTATAGACTTCCCGGTAACAGTAAAGGCAAATCCATGGGAAATAGCCAATATAGACAGATATCTTGTAAACGACAAAGGAGAAGTAGGTATTTTAGAGATTAAAACAACTAGCCTCTATAACAAAGATAAATGGGAAGGTGACAGCTGTCCACGTAACTATCTCTGCCAGGTCCTTTGGTACCTTGGTATCACAGGTCTTAAGTATGCTTATATATGCTGCCTTATCGGTGGCCAGCATTACAGGCAATTTAAAATAGAAAGATGCAATGAGACTATTGACTATCTCAGAACTGAGGGAAGGATCTTCTGGGAGGACCATGTTATACACAATATTGTCCCAGGTCCTGATGGCAGCTCTTCCTATACTGAACACCTTCAATTTTTAGCAGACTATGCCGAGGACAGAGGAGAAAAAATAGAAGTTGAAGCAGCTGAAGATAAAGTTGAAACCTATGATGAACTTCTAGAGCAGAGAAAAGAACTAGATAAAAAAATAGAGAAAATCAAACAGGAAGTATTCAAGGAAGCTATCGAGAGAGGATCCAAACGAGGACTTTGGGGAAAACATAAATTTAGTATTCAAGGTGGGACGTATAAGGGGTTTGACAGTAAAAAATTCAAATTTGACAACCCTGATCTATATGAACAATACGTTGTAGAAAAAAATAAAAGACAATATATTAAGTTATCTTAG
- a CDS encoding LexA family transcriptional regulator: MNEFGCYLKEFMEKKNLKLEYAAEKIGVSFGSLGHYIKGRRSPSYKFLEKFFNAFNISPEEQQKIITMVEEDKMPEEMKKLKKEGTKVKSQSMISITDLEIKTEMIRVPVYNSVSAGAGLEPNPEPVDVILLPKNVADGCVIIKVYGDSMEPTIKDGFSVMVKQEVEVANNDIGIFIHEGEALVKRYRCFDGHCYLYSDNDSYPPREIRKNDEFKICGKVIWIMEKI, translated from the coding sequence ATGAATGAATTTGGTTGCTATTTAAAAGAGTTTATGGAAAAGAAAAATTTAAAATTAGAATATGCTGCAGAAAAAATTGGAGTATCTTTTGGTTCTCTAGGTCATTATATTAAGGGTAGAAGATCCCCTTCGTATAAATTTTTAGAAAAGTTTTTTAACGCTTTTAATATTAGCCCAGAAGAGCAACAAAAAATTATTACAATGGTAGAAGAAGATAAAATGCCAGAAGAAATGAAAAAACTAAAAAAGGAAGGTACAAAAGTAAAATCTCAATCCATGATATCTATCACGGACCTCGAAATAAAAACCGAAATGATCCGAGTTCCAGTATATAATTCCGTATCAGCAGGTGCAGGCCTGGAACCAAACCCAGAGCCTGTGGATGTAATCCTCCTTCCAAAAAATGTGGCAGATGGTTGTGTCATTATAAAAGTCTACGGGGATTCTATGGAACCCACAATCAAAGACGGCTTCTCCGTAATGGTAAAACAAGAAGTAGAGGTTGCAAATAACGACATAGGGATCTTTATCCACGAGGGAGAAGCTCTGGTGAAAAGGTATAGGTGCTTTGATGGGCACTGTTACTTGTATTCTGATAATGACTCTTATCCGCCAAGAGAAATACGTAAAAATGATGAGTTTAAAATTTGTGGCAAGGTTATTTGGATTATGGAGAAGATTTAG
- a CDS encoding thermonuclease family protein, which produces MVKKSIVLFFILTLSLFSQTITGKVIYVSDGDTIHLISNNQKYKIRFYGIDTPEKSQEFGLEAKEFTYKKIFGKIVNVDVKDTDRYGREVGVVYYANGKDLNFELVKNGFAWWYEQYARNNQQLRMAQDYAKINRLGLWSHPNPVAPWDYRRGQRSSKTVSKQVESSQKIESVVYVTRTGKKYHRSTCRYAAKATRSMPRSEAEALGYGACGVCKP; this is translated from the coding sequence ATGGTTAAAAAATCTATTGTATTATTTTTTATACTAACCCTCTCTCTATTTTCTCAAACCATAACCGGGAAAGTAATCTATGTCAGTGACGGAGACACTATCCATCTAATATCCAATAATCAAAAATACAAAATTAGATTCTATGGTATTGATACCCCTGAAAAATCTCAAGAATTCGGGCTGGAAGCCAAGGAGTTTACTTATAAAAAAATTTTTGGAAAAATTGTAAATGTAGATGTTAAAGATACAGATAGATATGGACGAGAGGTTGGAGTTGTCTATTATGCTAATGGGAAAGATCTTAATTTTGAACTGGTAAAAAATGGTTTTGCCTGGTGGTATGAACAGTATGCCAGGAATAATCAACAGCTCAGAATGGCTCAGGACTACGCTAAAATAAACAGACTTGGGTTATGGTCTCACCCTAATCCTGTAGCTCCTTGGGACTACAGGAGGGGTCAGAGGAGTTCAAAAACTGTTTCCAAACAAGTTGAAAGTAGCCAAAAGATAGAGAGTGTGGTCTATGTTACTAGGACTGGAAAGAAGTATCATAGATCAACTTGTAGATATGCTGCCAAGGCGACCAGGTCTATGCCCAGATCTGAGGCTGAGGCCCTTGGATATGGGGCTTGTGGAGTTTGTAAGCCGTGA